The Clupea harengus chromosome 26, Ch_v2.0.2, whole genome shotgun sequence region cacgcacacgcacacacacacacacacacacacacacacctggccctgAAGTTCATCTGGATCGATGTACAGGGGTTCCTCAGCAGGCGAAGACTGcagtcagagagacaggagtgtttacagagggagggagagacaacaaTCTATTTATTAGGACACTTCAGAGAGTAAAGAAATGatgcaatcacacaaacacacacacacacacacacacacacacacacacacacacacacacacacacacacacacacaaacacacacacacacacacaaacacacacacacacacacacacacacacacacacacacatacacacacacacacacacacacacacagacacacacacacacacacacaaacacacacctggagtTCATCAACAGTGTCTTGCTTGGTCAGAATCTTGTGttttggtggtggagggggcggTCGAACAGGGTGCAGACCCTGAAGATAGATTCACATTTCATTACATACAAAAATATGAACAGAACGGTATGTTCTCACAAGCTCATAACAATATCAAAGGGAATCTAACTGGTGGTCATACACTTCAGTGTCCTTTCAAGGCCTTCACCAAATTCATGTTTCGAACAACCATGCTTAATATCATAACATACATCAGCATATGGCAAAACAGTTTGATCATTTTATTATGATAATTCAATTATGAttccaaatcatgtccaatGAATGGAATttaccacaggtggactccaatcaagGTATAGACTGATGATCAAGAgaaattattattagtagtattataagtcgtattataataataataataattattattattattattattattattagtattattataatcattgttattagtattattatattagtaattattagtattattataattattattgctAATGTTACCTGAGGGCTTTGCGAAGGATGCACATGCAGGTTGTCATGGGCCTTTCTGTTATTTGTTGTCAAACTGCTCAGGTCTGTTTCCTTGGTAACCTGCTGGGGTGCTGGAGGTGATGGGGGCAGAGGTGAAGCTGTGGGTTTAACCCCTCCCCTGTAATGGGATTCCACTTCATGTCTGTAGTGCTGCTGGGGATCAATTGCATATATTGATGAGAGGAGGCTCTACCAATCTCAGCGCTTGTCATTGTGAGTTGTGAATTGGGAACTGTACCTTCTTACTGAACATCTAATGATTCTAGAGCAGTAGGTTGCTGGGCACACAAGCGTACATCTCTGTAGGtagttattattagtagtagtattttaTTCTCTATGGCACTTGTAAAGTTTGCTAGTAGTTCCAAAGGGCATATATTCATACAGATGTTAGCAATATAAATCATGtatataaataacataaatCTAATTATGAATTGAAAATAAAAGTATGCCCAGCCTGTATTGAAGATTAACTGGGACCATCCTTATAACTATTCAATAAAATGAAAAGCTCCTATCAGCTTGTCCAAAGATATATCCCCTCAAAGATTTTCACCTCAAGGGCACAATGTTCTCTGTGTGGAGGATACAGTAATCTCTATCTAATGGCTGTCTTGAAACAGATGCTTCATGTAAATACCAGGAGCAGGAACACAGATAATCCCTTTCAGATTCCTCCAGTGGGGTTCCGACCTGATGTGAGCTCACAGCGCTGCGTTTTGTTTTGTAGCTAACTGATTAAGACATCTGGTTTGTGTTACAAACAAAATATGGCATCCAAGCAAGCATGTATTTCTTCTCTATGTGTGCAAGAAACATACAGTGTGCACTGCAGTGTATCATttataatgtaaatgttaaaccAAAATTTGTGAAGCAAAATCACACCACCTAGTGGAAAGGGAAATCATGTCTTGTATTTTCATAAAGAATGAAACTATTGTTTGTTTGAAAGGCATCCGTACATATTCAAGTAAAGCAAATATCCTCTGAAATCCTAACATAACTTTTTCAGGCAAACCATCTCTTTTCAGCCTAGCTCTACTTTCTGAAATATAAACCAAATGTTTATCCTTACATATTATTAGTAGGAGTTGCCTCTCAGGTTTGCAGGAAACAAAACAGGAAACATGTTGAAGACAATCAAATGCCACTCTTAAGACCTGCTGCCAACAGTGTGAGGCGATATTGATATGTTGTTGGCAGGGAAGTAGGATGCCAGAACAAACCCATTCATATTACTACACCAGCTCTTACGCAGTGTCAGCCATGTTTAAGGAAAGTCAGCACACTCTAACTCTTGAGAGACTTGCCTACACAGACTAGTCACAGATAAGGCACTCACCCTTCCATTTAATCTACACAATATATGGATTTTATTACAAGATCATAAAAGAATACAACAAACTAATTTCTATTGAACTGGGGTATATATGCACTCACCTTTGCCATTTGTTCCAAGTAACCACCTCTGCACATGAGCCTTATGTGACAGGGCAGGGAATCATCTCATCATGTTATTGAAAGGAAAATATGCACGTTGCGCTGGCTTTACGGGTCTACAGCAGCTATTGTGACAAACAAAGTATGCGAAAACCACCCAAACCTGTTTAGATATGCAAGACTAAAGAACATGTGGCATGATTTGGGCTCTCGCAAACACTGCTGGCGTCAATATCATTTCACTTACAGAATTTACTTTTGCAGAGAACTCCTCTAATTCCATTCATATTGTTCCAATGTATGACATTTATAATAAAACCAATGTGACATTTCATGAATAGTTTTCTTATGCTGATGTTTCAATGAGTTTTGCATGGCAACTACTTTGGAAGATTCTGTCTGTATTTCCAAACCCTTCCTCTGTGACTTCATTGGTTTCGTCTAACCGATTTGACACTTTACTGGAGTTCTGGAAAAGTTTGGATTATCATTGGCAAAAGTGTCACCACATTTCACAACATGTCTTCTGTTGAGGCAGACATCTACCAGAAGAGGGACCAATCAGACGCCTTCGTCCGTTTGCATGTCCATTTCCTGTTCCTGTAGTGTCACTGCTGATGTCagccaccttttgctttttCACTTTTGGGAAACAACTCATGGTGgatcatttttattatattgTGGATGGTGGATATTTAACAGATATTCAGTGTGCCATTTTCATcagttttttatttgattttaaatgatttgtAACCATAGAAGATTCACATCTGAAACAAGTAAAGACATCAGAACAAAATGTAAAACCAAATCTGTGAGGTGAATGGCAAATTCCCACCAACACAGTGTCATGTTTGCCTTTAATCATGGACGCAGTGTCATGTTTGTACTTTAATCACAGTGTCATGTTTGTCCTTTAATCGTAGGGTCATGTTTGTCCTTTAATCGCAGGGTCATGTTTATCCTTTAATCGCAGTGTCATGTTTGTCCTTTAATCGCAGTGTCATGTTTGTACTTTAATCACAGTGTCATGTTTGTCCTTTTAATCACAGTGTCATGTTTGTCCTTTAATCACTGCCGCATCTCTACCTGCTCCTCGGCAGCGCGCACTTTGTCTCTCATGTCCATCAGCCCGTCGAGCCCACTCTTCATCTGTTCGGCAAGCTCGCGGATCTTCTTGGCAAGCTTGGTCTCTAAGCCCTTTTTCTTTTCGGTTGTTTTTCGAAATAAATGTCCATGCCTGCCGTGAACCCGTCCAGTGCGTCGGAGGACAAAGCTGCAGGACGTAGATCAGAATTTCTGCCCAAGATCTGCGCTATCCTCGTCATCTTCACCACTTCCTCGTCCGCGCCCTGCAGGGTCAAGGGCTCGAACTTGCAGAGGCGCTCTATACCCATGTTGATAAACTGCAGGCAACCCTCCACGTCCTTCATCTGAGCTTTGTGCTCTTGCAGAATCTCTTccaccttcttcctctcctggcTGCTGTACAACTTATCGGTCATGGCCGCCGACCCACCCTTGGCTCCCCCGACAGCGAATCCCACGCCGATGGCAGTGGCGGCCAGAGATAAGCCCAGGGTGACGGGGGCTAGGACTATGCCCGCCGCGGCTGCCATGCTACCTCCGGTGATTCCCGCCACCTTGGCTTTCTTGCTGGTCTGGTCGAGTTGGTCTGCGAGGCCATGGAGCTGGGTGATGTGGCTGTTAAAGAGCTGGCCCCGGTGGAAATGGAGGCACTCAAACAGCTGCAGAGCCAACCGGACCCGCTGGGCAACTGAGACAAGGGTTCTGGATTGTGGAAAGTAAGAGAACGCACTAGTTAGTGAATTTGGTTTCTTTGTTGGTTGTTTAAAAcagtaccaaaaaaaaaaagatctgaagTTGTAAACATACTGTTGGTTCTGCTCTTGTACTTGGTGGTTTATGTCAGATTCATAAAGGTTTTCCCAGCCTGAaagacacagatacaaacagcaTTGAGGCATGGTTCATTAACCACACAAATAGGCATTCCACCAAGGCAGCGCTATTAAGAGGACTCACATTTGGTAGTACCCCACCACTCCATGAGCATGTCCAAGTCAttctgagaaaaaaacacacaaacatacagcacaGTTCAAATAGAAGATACATACAGCATAGTTCAAATAGAAGAATCAAAGCAAATTCCCACTACATGGGCTATTTTAGAGGTCCTGTAAATAATTAAgatatttaatgtaatgtatCCTCATGGTTTAAATAGgatatttttttagtttatcCCTAGACGGCAGACGAGCCATTACAGCACAATATATGCACATATTTCAAAGACTACTTCTCTACATCACACCCTCGTAGTCCACGCCTACTTTGATCTCCTTTAAACATGAGCGTCTGTGTACCTGGTCCCAGGCGTGAAGGACCACTGAGATACCGTGACTTACCTTTGAGCTGGAGACGGTCCGCTGAGGCCCCCTGCTGGCCATGGGAAGGTGGCTCGGGAGAGACAGCTGAGGGCGCAGGCCTGACTTCTGGCTTGTGTCCGCATGGCTATCGCCGGGGTCACCTCTCTGAAACCCAGGAGAAGAGGAATACTGTAAGAGACGAGGACTGAGACTCGATCTTCTTAGTGTTGATTTTTATGCAGTTTCTGTACTCAGTAAATATTATGCAACacaaggaggacaggaggaaacTAGACTTGAGTACcttgtggtgttcagtgtgtgagcgATCAGAGGAAGAGTACCTtgtagtgttcagtgtgtgagcgTTCAGAGGCAGCGTGTCGTATGGAAGCACTGCTTGGCGGAGGAGGACGGAAGGGCTTGAGTTTGCGAACCTGAGGGGGGTTGGtataagggttagggttagacctGAGGAGGGTTGGTATAAGGTACATCTGTGTGACAGGGCTGACCATGTGTGCGTCTCCTAATCTACCTTTATCTAttatggttttgtgtgtgtgtgtgtgtgtgtgtgtgtgtgtgtgtgtataagtgtaaaataaaaataaacatatatatatatatatacacatatttacatagaCATGGCATTCACTATGCAGCTGATAATAAAATCCCTCTTCCATGTCTTACCGGGAGGTTGAGCTCGTCTGGATCAATATAAAGAGGTTCTTCAATATACAAACATTTCTCTGGTGGTTCTTGCTGGATCTATCAAGACAAAAACAGTCAGACAATCATCTCACATTTAAAATGTGACTCTTAAAGCAGAAAAAATGGGAAACaatcttgtacacacacacacacacacacacacacacacacacacacacacacacacacacacacctttaattcCTCCATACAGTTCTGTATGATGAGCCCTGTCTTGCTGTGATGATGTTCTGGAGACAGGGCAGGATTTTCCCCCTATGACCAGATTTCATTAAAAGAATAAGCTAAATAAGACACAATGGACAGATCAGAAAGTAAACAATATAATTTAAAGCATCTAGTCGTCCCCACTGACACTTCACATCTCTTTTGCATTATTAAAACGCACGTCTTGTTGATCAGATTTGGGACTTAGTGTCATCTTTGGAACAATTACTAAATTGCAAAagtaatataacataacataaagtaaCATAAACGAAAAAAGTGGTTTAAATGGTTTATTCACTTTCATTTAACTTTAAATGTGGCTCAGCTGAGGTTGAAAAGCTCAGGGCAGCTCACCCTGTGTGCCTCTGAACACATAGAGCAGAAGATTTGACCCTCAACCAAAGGTGACTTCAGTCATTACTAACGGCGGTTTCAAGGGGCATCCATATAAGCCCATGAGAACACAGTGAACAGTAAAAAATACCCCAAAATATCACCTGAGGTTCTATGTATTCGTACAGCTCCTCGTGGGGTTGTGTCTGGTCTGCACTCTCAGCCTGCCCTTGGGTGAGGCTCTGGGGCCTGGGtgaaggtgggggagggggggcatgcTTGGGAGGGGGGGCATGCATGGGTTTCACTCTACCTCCGTGTTGaagctgctgagagagagaaacagtggaaCAGTAGTAATAAATGTGGATTGAACTGTGGGATTAAAGCCGCATGTTGCAGGATACCTTCCCTATTCTCCCAGCCTTCTTTGTGCCAGAAGTTCCGACCAAGGGGGAGAGCAGTTTTATTAAACACAATGTTATCCGCGCTAATATGCCATTCAAAACATGGAAGATAATGCGGAGTAGAAAATATCTGCTTCCAAAATACATGTATAAGATTTTCAGAGCAAACTGAAATCATGTAGACATCATTTTAAAACGTTTACCAGCCTGAAAATGAGGAGTGAGGAATGCCATAAGGAAgttaattaaattacattttatttatatagcgccaaaacaatcaaattgactcaaggcgctttacagagcccagtgccagaacccccttagagcaagtacaatggtgacaggggcaagaaaacgacctgttaatcaggaaaaaaaaccttaagcagaacagTGGGCCATCTGCGTCACCTGCAAATTGCATTCTTCAGCAAGTATCTGAACATCTGATCTGGTAGTACTAGTCCCTCAGCTTTGCTCGCCCTTTAACCAAAAACTTAAAATGTTCAAATTACACCAGACCTACATTGCAACATTGCAGTTAGATTTTTCTTAGCGTAACAGCAGATAACAAAACTATGTGGACTTACATTTTCCATTTATCCTGCGCATCAACAGATTAGAAAGTAAACAGTATTATTTAAAGCTTCTAGTCGTCCCCTGATTTGTTTGGTTGGGTTCTCATAGTGGTTATCAATTCTTCCTTGCTTCAATGGCAAGAGCGATTGAGTGAACATAGTAGTCAGCGTTCAAAGTTCAAGTTCAGAGTGCAAAGTCTTTTTTTGCTCCGTGACACAAACGTCTGGTGTGGTCGGTATACAAAACACATTACAAATAGGAATTATGAATCACTGAGACACACAATCTTATATTTTCAGATTTTCTATCATGTTTTTGATACTGTAGGTTTTAAAATTACAGTTACTGATAATGTAAGCCATACCCTTTCTTACAACACGCAGTTATATGAAATATTCTTATACCAAAAGAGAAACGTACAAATCAGTACAGTCTCACATTAAATGCAAGACACGAGAATAAGAGACGAAAAATAGTCTTGTCATCATCTACGGTGCCACAGATGGATCTTATCTCACATGTTTTATGTGAAAAACTAAATAATGCCATACCGGAGGTGTTAAGATGCAAGATGGATTCTCAAGCTCTTTTCCACACTCTCCGTGAGTGTCAGCCGAGTCTGCTGCCATCTGTTGCTTAATACACTGTGTGTACCTCTGAGCTAGACTATGTTACTTTTAAGTA contains the following coding sequences:
- the LOC116219857 gene encoding uncharacterized protein LOC116219857 isoform X2, translating into MHAPPPKHAPPPPPSPRPQSLTQGQAESADQTQPHEELYEYIEPQGENPALSPEHHHSKTGLIIQNCMEELKQEPPEKCLYIEEPLYIDPDELNLPVRKLKPFRPPPPSSASIRHAASERSHTEHYKRGDPGDSHADTSQKSGLRPQLSLPSHLPMASRGPQRTVSSSKNDLDMLMEWWGTTKCWENLYESDINHQVQEQNQQTLVSVAQRVRLALQLFECLHFHRGQLFNSHITQLHGLADQLDQTSKKAKVAGITGGSMAAAAGIVLAPVTLGLSLAATAIGVGFAVGGAKGGSAAMTDKLYSSQERKKVEEILQEHKAQMKDVEGCLQFINMGIERLCKFEPLTLQGADEEVVKMTRIAQILGRNSDLRPAALSSDALDGFTAGMDIYFEKQPKRKRA
- the LOC116219857 gene encoding uncharacterized protein LOC116219857 isoform X1, with amino-acid sequence MHAPPPKHAPPPPPSPRPQSLTQGQAESADQTQPHEELYEYIEPQGENPALSPEHHHSKTGLIIQNCMEELKIQQEPPEKCLYIEEPLYIDPDELNLPVRKLKPFRPPPPSSASIRHAASERSHTEHYKRGDPGDSHADTSQKSGLRPQLSLPSHLPMASRGPQRTVSSSKNDLDMLMEWWGTTKCWENLYESDINHQVQEQNQQTLVSVAQRVRLALQLFECLHFHRGQLFNSHITQLHGLADQLDQTSKKAKVAGITGGSMAAAAGIVLAPVTLGLSLAATAIGVGFAVGGAKGGSAAMTDKLYSSQERKKVEEILQEHKAQMKDVEGCLQFINMGIERLCKFEPLTLQGADEEVVKMTRIAQILGRNSDLRPAALSSDALDGFTAGMDIYFEKQPKRKRA